A single region of the Halorussus gelatinilyticus genome encodes:
- a CDS encoding tyrosine-type recombinase/integrase translates to MTKNADSQIETLREKIRNGERELDDANQEALLKFSNGLFLIPSQVGDQRHLKLLRHNVRMAEHAGSPVDALESEDAAKEIVRWIHRTYDNPETNRDYRVALKQFGRRVTDRNGDDPPESMAWIPSNTPSTYDPAPEPSDMLQWKEDVLPLIEATRNARDAALIAVAWDAGPRSGELRSLTLGDVTEYAHGYQITVRGKMGQRTVPLIPSVPFLQRWFADHPGADPDAPLWAKLTAPEAPSYNALRTAVKDAADRAGVSKPVTFTNLRKSSASHLASRGLNQAHIEDHHGWTRGSDVASRYVSVFADDTGREVARAHGLEISDAEEPESTAPVECPRCHQRTPREKDRCLHCRQPIDKESALREQQTCDWCGAAIANYSDHIPNCSAVHVSIEGK, encoded by the coding sequence ATGACGAAAAACGCCGACAGCCAGATCGAGACGCTTCGAGAGAAGATTCGAAACGGGGAACGAGAGCTCGATGACGCTAATCAGGAGGCTCTGCTAAAGTTCAGTAACGGACTCTTCCTCATTCCGAGTCAAGTCGGGGATCAACGGCATCTCAAGCTACTCCGCCATAACGTGAGAATGGCCGAGCACGCTGGAAGTCCGGTCGATGCGCTCGAAAGCGAGGATGCTGCGAAAGAGATCGTTCGATGGATTCACCGCACGTACGATAACCCCGAGACTAACCGGGACTACCGAGTAGCGCTGAAGCAATTCGGGCGGCGCGTTACCGACCGAAACGGCGACGATCCGCCTGAATCGATGGCTTGGATTCCATCAAACACTCCGAGTACGTATGATCCGGCTCCTGAACCTAGTGATATGCTTCAGTGGAAGGAGGACGTACTTCCTCTGATCGAGGCGACGCGTAATGCTCGTGATGCAGCGCTGATTGCTGTGGCATGGGATGCTGGACCGCGGTCTGGGGAGCTTCGCAGTCTCACTCTCGGTGACGTGACGGAGTACGCACACGGCTATCAAATCACTGTCCGAGGAAAGATGGGACAGCGGACGGTCCCCCTGATTCCGAGCGTTCCCTTCCTCCAGCGGTGGTTCGCCGATCACCCGGGTGCTGATCCGGACGCACCCCTGTGGGCGAAATTGACCGCGCCAGAAGCACCCAGCTATAACGCCCTTCGAACCGCCGTGAAGGACGCGGCAGACCGGGCAGGAGTGAGTAAACCGGTGACGTTCACGAACCTCCGAAAGTCGAGTGCCTCCCACCTCGCCTCACGAGGACTTAATCAGGCACACATCGAGGACCATCATGGGTGGACTCGCGGAAGTGACGTTGCTTCCCGGTACGTTTCCGTCTTCGCTGACGACACCGGTCGAGAAGTCGCTCGTGCCCATGGGTTGGAGATCAGTGACGCGGAAGAGCCTGAGTCGACGGCTCCGGTCGAATGCCCGCGTTGTCATCAACGAACTCCACGCGAGAAGGATCGGTGTCTCCACTGCCGACAACCAATCGACAAAGAGTCAGCCCTACGGGAACAGCAAACGTGTGACTGGTGCGGAGCCGCAATAGCGAACTATTCCGACCATATTCCGAATTGTTCAGCGGTGCACGTGAGTATAGAAGGAAAGTAG